The Thermodesulfatator atlanticus DSM 21156 DNA window CGGTAAAGGTTCATAGATTTGAGGTTGGAACGGAAACGTGAGATAGTGGAGTAGTCAGGGACAGGGTCGAGAGCAGAGATGCCCAGGAAGCGGCGGTAGAAGAGATTGCCTTTGAGCATGAGTTCCATTTCGGGATCAGAATGGCCATAGATTTGCTGGATGATAAGGATTTTGAGCATAAGGACGGGGTTATAGGCCTTGCGTCCGACTTTAGAGGGGTAGAGTTTACCGAGGATAGATTCGAAAGGTTTCCAGTCGATGAGTTTATTAATGCGAGAGAGGATGTCTTCAGGGAGATTTTGATAGATGAGATGTTCGCCTATAGTGATAGGAGAATTGTCTTTTTTAAACATAAGTCAAACTCCTATAGTTTTTCTCTAGCAATATCATGAGAAATGTTCTGAATCAAGTAATTTTGCAAAGGTCTCATCATGTTCTTTTATATTTCTTTTTTACAATTTCTCTCCTTTTTCCAGCGCTTTTCTAACCTCCTCCTCTATCCATTTATAGGTAATCTCTAATCCTTCCCTCAAAGGCATCGTCGGTTTCCAACCCAATTTTTCATAAATAAGCCTATTGTCTGAATTTCTTCCTCTTACACCCTGAGGACCTGGCACATGTTTTATCTTTAATTTAACTCCGGCAATATCCATAATCATTTCTGCTAATTGATCTATAGTTACCATTTCTTCTGAACCTATATTCACTGGACCAGTAAAATCTGACCTCATAAGCTTAAGGGTGCCTTCTATACATTCATCAATATACAAAAACGACCTAGTTTGTTTACCATCTCCCCATACTTCTATATAATCATCTCCTCGCAGTTTAGCTAAAGCTACTTTTCTACAAAGAGCTGCCGGAGCTTTTTCTCTTCCACCTCTCCAAGTACCTTCTGGTCCAAAAATATTATGATATCTAGCAATTCTTACTTCCATCCCATAATTTCTATGATAAGCGAGATAAAGCCTTTCACTAAAAAGTTTTTCCCACCCATATTCACTATCAGGCATAGCAGGATAAGCAGAACCTTCTGAACATTTAGGATTATTAGGATCTTCTTGATTATATTTGGGATATACACAAGCAGATGATGAGTAGAAGATTCTTTTTATGTTTCTTTTGTGGCAGATGTCTAATATATTGAGATTTATAAGAGCTGAATTATGCATAATATCTGCATCATTATCTCCTGTAAATACAAAGCCGGCACCTCCCATATCTGCCGCCAGTTGATAAACTTCATCAAACTTCATATCAATTATATGACGAACAAAATAAGGATCTCTTAAATCTCCTATAACAAAATCATCAGCCTCTGTTTCGCTAAATTCTGGATACTTAAGATCAACGCCTCTCACCCAATAACCTTCCTTTTTCAATCTTTTAACAAGATGATGCCCGATAAATCCACCTGCCCCGCACACCAACGCTTTTTTCATCTCGATACCTCCTTTTTTATGAAGTTTTTAAAACATCCTTTATAATCCACTCAAATTTGTCAGTAATTTTTTCAATATTAAAGTGTTCCTCAGCATATTTTCGAGCATTAATACCTAGTTTACTTCTTAATGTTTTATTCTCAAGCAGTCTCCGGGCAGCATTTACAAAAGCGTGTATGTCTCTAGGGTCTACAGTGATTCCTGTATTATATTTTCTTATGATTTTAGCAGCTAAATTTTCTTGTGGGACAGCTAAAAGTAGGGGACGACCTACACAGTGATAAGTGAGCACTTTTGAAGGTACTGAAAAGATTCCAGCATCTGCCTCAAGAATAGCCACCAAAACATCCGCCGAGGCTAGAACCTGCGGCAACACTTCAAAAGGCTGAAATTTCATTATAAAAAGATTATCTAAACTTTTTTCTTTCTTTTTCTCTTTTAACCACTCCGCTCCTAAACCTTCCGAAATCACTACAACTTTGATTCTTTTATTTTCTTTAAAAGCTTCGGCCAATTTTAATAGCAACTCAGGATTATGTTTTATCCCTAAAGTTCCCGAATACATAAAACAAAATTTATCATGTAGATAATGATCTCTAGCCCATGGATTATCTTTCAGATATACAGGAATTTCCTCTAATGGAGCCCAGTTATGAATAACAATACATTTATCAGTATTTACTCCCCAACTTTTTAAAATGGATTGAAAATCTTCTGTAATAAGAATAATTTTATCACTATTTTCTAATAAATTTCGTTCAAGATTAATAAAATACTTCGCCATCACTTTCCCAAATAATGGTATCTTTTTAGTTAAAACTTTCTCGATCCCAATTCCATATATATCCTGCAGCCAAAAAATAAATTTAATATTAGATTTCTTTGAAAAATTGAGTAAAACTTCTTGTATCACAATAGGAGTATTAGAAGAAATAATAATATCTGGATCGAATTTTTTTATTTCTTTTATCAATAATTTTGCATATTTTTTCTCTTGGAAATATCTCTTTAAATAAGAATACTTTGCAATAACTTTAGATAAAGCAATTCCTTTAATATTTAAATTTTTAGGATCATTTTTTATTTTCTTAAGTCTTCCTCTTGGTGTTAAAACAGAAAGCGAATATATATGTAATATCTCATATCCCCTTTCTGCCAATTTACGGCTTAGCTGAACTTGAAAAGGATGACCAGCGTAATCGTGTATTAGAATTCGCATAAGTACCTCTAAGCTTAAAAGTTATCAACCCCTATCTTACCAATCTAAATCTTTTTCATATCCTAACTTTATAAGAAGATCACCAGCTACTTCTTTCATAGCTTTTTTATGTTCATTAGTGAAAAAGTTCCTCCAATTACCGCTTCCACCTTTTCTAAAAGTGTGGGATTTTTGAGGATTTATGTTCTCTAAAATCTTTTGAACTAATTCATCAAGATTATATCTTTCACCTGCATTCATTTTTTGCAAATAAAATTGCACCATATCTGAAATAATCTGCCTTCTTTTTTTAGACATCAAATCTTCATACCTTAAAGAAAAAATATTATGATGCTTGACCCACTTTGCATATCTTTTAAATCTTTCAGCTATATTTGGGTAGTCATAAGGAGTCTTCAAAAAACTATTTCCTTTTATCGAAAACATAATT harbors:
- a CDS encoding IS5/IS1182 family transposase, whose protein sequence is MFKKDNSPITIGEHLIYQNLPEDILSRINKLIDWKPFESILGKLYPSKVGRKAYNPVLMLKILIIQQIYGHSDPEMELMLKGNLFYRRFLGISALDPVPDYSTISRFRSNLKSMNLYR
- a CDS encoding NAD-dependent epimerase/dehydratase family protein, yielding MKKALVCGAGGFIGHHLVKRLKKEGYWVRGVDLKYPEFSETEADDFVIGDLRDPYFVRHIIDMKFDEVYQLAADMGGAGFVFTGDNDADIMHNSALINLNILDICHKRNIKRIFYSSSACVYPKYNQEDPNNPKCSEGSAYPAMPDSEYGWEKLFSERLYLAYHRNYGMEVRIARYHNIFGPEGTWRGGREKAPAALCRKVALAKLRGDDYIEVWGDGKQTRSFLYIDECIEGTLKLMRSDFTGPVNIGSEEMVTIDQLAEMIMDIAGVKLKIKHVPGPQGVRGRNSDNRLIYEKLGWKPTMPLREGLEITYKWIEEEVRKALEKGEKL
- a CDS encoding glycosyltransferase family 4 protein, yielding MRILIHDYAGHPFQVQLSRKLAERGYEILHIYSLSVLTPRGRLKKIKNDPKNLNIKGIALSKVIAKYSYLKRYFQEKKYAKLLIKEIKKFDPDIIISSNTPIVIQEVLLNFSKKSNIKFIFWLQDIYGIGIEKVLTKKIPLFGKVMAKYFINLERNLLENSDKIILITEDFQSILKSWGVNTDKCIVIHNWAPLEEIPVYLKDNPWARDHYLHDKFCFMYSGTLGIKHNPELLLKLAEAFKENKRIKVVVISEGLGAEWLKEKKKEKSLDNLFIMKFQPFEVLPQVLASADVLVAILEADAGIFSVPSKVLTYHCVGRPLLLAVPQENLAAKIIRKYNTGITVDPRDIHAFVNAARRLLENKTLRSKLGINARKYAEEHFNIEKITDKFEWIIKDVLKTS